From one Candidatus Methanoplasma termitum genomic stretch:
- a CDS encoding DUF3788 family protein, producing MYERLLDKSIIPNEATIAEHIGPESRRRLNDFENDLRSNHLLSRELKFPFGNNYGWGYKYSHRSAHLCYVFFEKGAFTVTLRIGDKHVPLIEDILPSMLPKTKDLWRDRYPCGEHGGWIHYRILTDNEVGDVVKLVKIRKKPVA from the coding sequence ATGTATGAAAGATTGCTAGACAAGAGCATCATACCGAATGAAGCGACGATCGCAGAACACATAGGTCCGGAAAGCCGCAGACGCCTTAATGATTTTGAGAACGATCTGAGATCGAATCATCTGCTTTCCAGAGAGCTGAAATTCCCGTTCGGCAACAATTACGGCTGGGGTTACAAATACAGCCATAGGTCGGCCCATCTCTGTTATGTGTTCTTCGAGAAGGGTGCATTCACAGTCACGTTGCGGATCGGAGACAAACATGTCCCTTTGATAGAAGATATCCTTCCGTCGATGTTGCCGAAGACCAAGGATCTATGGAGGGATCGTTATCCCTGCGGCGAGCACGGCGGTTGGATACACTATAGGATCCTTACGGACAACGAAGTAGGTGATGTTGTCAAGCTGGTCAAAATAAGAAAAAAACCCGTCGCATAA
- a CDS encoding aconitase X, which produces MYLTRGEERILAGEDGESSRKAMELVVALGKIYGAEDLIDITSAHLSGASYKTIGDGGLKYLEDVVKGGATVSVPSTLNPIGMDRERWKEMHITSQFAEKQLKIIELYRKIGVRTTCSCTPYLGDNVPSLGDHVAWAESSALSFVNSYIGARTNREGGPGALASAIIGKTANYGLHLDENRRPTVIIDAEIDGSVFSYSMLGQAVGMAIGSGIPYFRGINPQVDDAKTMSAAMAASGSVALYHVEGVTPEAGNYDVSGLETIHIGKKELKEAYDKLNTTEDIQLIAIGCPHLSVKEMKDIAAFLKGKKKKNKNVEIWFCTSSKVRDECPEEVKIMEGFGPVLADTCMVVSPIEGTFQRTGTNSAKAGNYLPTLCSQKAICRDIPKLMEVVL; this is translated from the coding sequence ATGTATCTTACTCGAGGTGAAGAGAGAATACTTGCCGGAGAGGACGGCGAGAGCAGCCGTAAAGCAATGGAACTCGTCGTGGCACTGGGTAAGATATACGGCGCAGAGGATCTTATTGACATTACGTCCGCACATCTTTCGGGCGCATCATACAAAACGATCGGCGACGGCGGCCTGAAGTACCTCGAGGATGTTGTGAAGGGAGGGGCGACGGTATCTGTACCTTCTACCCTGAATCCGATAGGGATGGACAGGGAAAGATGGAAAGAGATGCACATCACCTCTCAATTCGCGGAGAAACAATTGAAGATAATCGAGCTGTACAGGAAGATAGGCGTGAGGACCACCTGTTCCTGCACACCGTATTTAGGCGACAACGTACCCTCGCTTGGAGATCACGTCGCATGGGCGGAATCATCCGCTCTTTCCTTTGTCAATTCTTATATCGGCGCCAGGACGAACAGGGAAGGGGGGCCGGGAGCGTTAGCATCCGCTATTATCGGAAAGACGGCGAACTACGGTCTGCATCTGGATGAGAACAGGAGACCTACCGTAATAATCGATGCGGAGATCGACGGGTCCGTGTTCAGCTATTCTATGCTCGGACAGGCGGTGGGAATGGCCATAGGAAGCGGCATACCGTATTTCAGGGGCATCAACCCTCAGGTGGATGACGCAAAGACCATGTCGGCCGCAATGGCGGCATCGGGCTCGGTTGCACTGTATCATGTGGAGGGAGTGACACCGGAGGCAGGGAACTATGATGTAAGCGGCCTTGAGACGATACACATAGGGAAGAAAGAGCTTAAGGAAGCATACGACAAACTGAACACAACAGAAGACATACAGCTTATCGCGATCGGCTGCCCGCACCTCAGTGTCAAAGAAATGAAAGATATCGCCGCTTTTCTGAAAGGAAAGAAAAAGAAGAACAAAAATGTGGAGATCTGGTTCTGCACTTCGTCAAAGGTACGCGATGAGTGCCCCGAGGAAGTTAAGATAATGGAAGGATTCGGCCCTGTTCTGGCAGACACATGCATGGTCGTTTCCCCGATAGAAGGAACCTTCCAGAGAACGGGAACGAACTCGGCGAAAGCGGGAAACTATCTTCCGACCTTGTGCTCGCAGAAAGCGATCTGCAGGGACATACCGAAACTTATGGAGGTTGTCCTGTGA
- the ileS gene encoding isoleucine--tRNA ligase, translated as MIKQVRANYDAPVIEKEIQSYWNSTKAYEKTKELRSKGEKFHFLDGPPYTTGAIHLGTAMNKTLKDIMIRYLRMNGYNVRDQPGFDMHGLPIEVQVEKKIGVHSKKEIEEIGIDKFVDTCKKFAVELRESMTDQFKQLGVWMDWDNPYQTIKLDYIESAWWTVSKAYEKGLLGPSSKVITWCPRCETALAEAEIEYWDETDPSVIVRFPLKDGSASLVIWTTTPWTLPSNMAVAAHPKEEYAKVKLTSDKKEETVICMLSQAEYVAKKGGYDKFDVIKKMSGKQLEGLEYIPPFFIDEKHLKRSKWTFKVLNADYVEKNNTGLVHTAPGFGPDDYETGKKYSIEPFCPVGESGRFTEEFPLMADKKVKTANEDILKYLANKGLLFNSDKTKHRYGHCWRCKTPIIYRNTRQWFIEVPEIKEKMLEETERVKWVPEWAGESREKNWVEGAREWCISRQRYWGIPIPVWECKCGEMHVVGQYKDLRGGIGYKEGMDTHRPWIDEVTFECKKCGSVMHRVKDVLDVWFDSGVAAWAQFGYPAKKEGFEKWGFGKFIIEAHDQTRGWFYTQLASGVVSFGRAPYDEVMMHGWVLDPKGQKMSKSKGNVIEPLEIINELGADSLRLYLIKANAPWEDTAFQKDGPKNARKILNTYWNVVNFASTYMNIDNYEPSAHTLESVSKNLRNEDKWMLSRTEKVKKAVTLGLESRELHKVARALEDYIMEDLSRWYVRLVRDRSWSEGSDSYDDKMASYFVLHYAIMNTALLLAPLTPHIAEEIYQHMGGKKQSIHMEDWVKCDESLFDDGLERSTYLIQNVIEVIAAERAKMGSKLRWPLKQIFIKGEKDVNKAISVFEEVLMQQGNIKKIKYVRSDSEVKDLEGVEFDGGKIFIDFDVTPEIEAEGYARELIRRIQQMRKDMKLNVEQYINCDVSAEPYLVGLFNTWADHISSEVRAKKLVFTDSPGGDEIKTWDVTGKDIVIGISSAEQ; from the coding sequence ATGATAAAGCAGGTCCGCGCGAATTATGATGCGCCAGTAATAGAAAAAGAGATCCAGAGCTACTGGAACTCGACCAAAGCTTATGAGAAGACCAAAGAACTGAGGTCCAAAGGAGAGAAATTCCACTTCCTTGACGGCCCGCCGTATACAACAGGTGCGATCCACCTCGGAACGGCGATGAACAAGACCCTGAAGGACATCATGATCAGATATCTGAGAATGAACGGTTACAATGTCCGAGATCAACCGGGTTTTGACATGCACGGGCTTCCGATCGAAGTTCAGGTCGAAAAGAAGATAGGTGTTCACTCAAAGAAAGAGATCGAAGAGATCGGAATAGATAAATTCGTAGACACCTGCAAGAAGTTCGCAGTCGAATTGAGAGAAAGCATGACCGACCAGTTCAAGCAGCTGGGAGTATGGATGGACTGGGACAACCCATATCAAACAATAAAGTTAGACTATATCGAGTCAGCATGGTGGACGGTCAGCAAAGCATACGAAAAAGGATTACTCGGACCTTCCAGCAAGGTCATCACATGGTGTCCCAGATGCGAGACCGCTCTCGCAGAGGCCGAGATCGAATACTGGGATGAGACGGACCCTTCCGTGATAGTAAGGTTCCCGCTGAAAGATGGCAGCGCATCTCTGGTCATATGGACAACGACCCCATGGACCCTGCCGTCGAACATGGCGGTTGCCGCACACCCGAAAGAAGAATACGCAAAGGTAAAGCTCACATCTGACAAAAAGGAAGAAACGGTCATCTGCATGCTGTCCCAGGCAGAATACGTCGCAAAGAAGGGCGGTTACGACAAGTTCGATGTGATAAAGAAAATGTCGGGAAAACAACTGGAAGGTCTCGAGTACATACCGCCGTTCTTCATAGACGAGAAACACCTGAAGAGAAGCAAATGGACATTCAAGGTCCTGAACGCCGACTATGTGGAAAAAAATAATACCGGTCTGGTCCACACGGCGCCCGGATTCGGTCCGGATGACTACGAAACCGGGAAAAAATACAGCATCGAACCGTTCTGCCCCGTGGGAGAATCGGGCAGGTTCACAGAAGAGTTCCCCCTTATGGCCGACAAGAAGGTAAAGACCGCCAACGAGGACATACTGAAGTACCTGGCCAATAAAGGATTACTTTTCAATTCCGACAAAACAAAGCACAGGTACGGGCACTGCTGGAGATGCAAAACACCCATAATATACAGGAACACCCGCCAATGGTTCATCGAAGTTCCGGAGATCAAAGAAAAAATGCTCGAAGAGACAGAGAGGGTCAAGTGGGTCCCGGAATGGGCCGGTGAATCCAGAGAGAAGAACTGGGTCGAAGGCGCAAGAGAATGGTGCATATCCAGGCAGAGGTACTGGGGGATACCCATACCCGTCTGGGAGTGCAAATGCGGAGAGATGCACGTTGTAGGTCAGTACAAGGACCTTCGCGGCGGCATCGGGTACAAAGAAGGAATGGACACCCACAGGCCGTGGATAGATGAGGTCACATTTGAGTGTAAGAAATGCGGGTCCGTCATGCACAGAGTAAAAGATGTTCTGGATGTCTGGTTCGACTCCGGCGTGGCCGCATGGGCGCAGTTCGGATATCCCGCAAAAAAAGAGGGTTTCGAAAAGTGGGGATTCGGAAAGTTCATAATCGAAGCCCACGACCAAACCAGAGGATGGTTCTATACCCAGCTTGCGTCCGGAGTAGTGTCCTTCGGCCGCGCCCCTTACGACGAGGTCATGATGCACGGCTGGGTGCTCGATCCTAAAGGACAGAAGATGTCCAAGTCAAAGGGGAACGTGATCGAACCGCTGGAGATAATAAACGAGCTCGGAGCGGATTCTCTCAGACTTTACCTGATAAAAGCGAATGCTCCGTGGGAAGATACAGCTTTCCAGAAGGACGGGCCGAAGAATGCGAGAAAGATCCTCAACACATACTGGAACGTCGTTAACTTCGCTTCCACATACATGAACATAGATAATTACGAACCGTCCGCCCATACCTTGGAAAGCGTCAGCAAGAATCTTAGGAACGAAGACAAATGGATGCTTTCCAGAACCGAAAAAGTAAAGAAAGCGGTCACTCTCGGCCTTGAGTCCAGAGAGCTTCACAAGGTCGCGAGAGCGCTTGAGGATTACATCATGGAGGACCTCTCCCGCTGGTACGTCCGTCTCGTAAGGGACAGGAGCTGGAGCGAAGGCAGCGATTCATACGACGACAAGATGGCTTCTTATTTTGTTCTTCATTATGCGATAATGAACACCGCTTTGCTTCTTGCGCCGCTGACCCCCCACATTGCCGAGGAGATCTATCAGCACATGGGCGGTAAGAAACAATCGATCCACATGGAAGATTGGGTGAAATGCGACGAATCCCTCTTCGATGACGGTCTGGAGCGCAGCACCTACCTGATACAGAATGTCATTGAGGTCATAGCCGCGGAAAGGGCGAAGATGGGAAGCAAGCTCAGATGGCCTCTGAAACAGATATTCATCAAAGGCGAGAAAGATGTCAACAAAGCGATATCGGTCTTTGAAGAAGTCCTGATGCAGCAGGGCAACATCAAGAAGATAAAGTATGTGAGATCCGACAGCGAAGTTAAGGATCTGGAAGGGGTCGAGTTCGACGGCGGGAAGATCTTCATCGACTTTGACGTAACGCCGGAGATCGAAGCGGAAGGTTATGCGAGAGAGCTCATCAGAAGGATACAGCAGATGAGAAAGGACATGAAGCTCAACGTCGAACAGTACATAAACTGCGATGTGAGCGCCGAACCTTATCTGGTGGGCCTTTTCAACACATGGGCGGATCATATCTCGTCCGAGGTAAGGGCGAAGAAACTGGTCTTCACAGACAGCCCCGGCGGGGATGAGATAAAGACATGGGATGTCACGGGAAAGGACATAGTGATCGGTATAAGTTCTGCCGAACAGTAA
- the fen gene encoding flap endonuclease-1, whose protein sequence is MGVNLSSLTEPKTVELSELEGKTVAIDAYNTIYQFLSIIRQPDGQPLCDRTGRVTSHLSGLLYRTANLITSGIEPCFVFDGKPHPLKMAILAERKERREKAADEWEEAIEEGDIKKAFSKAQQTSKMTPEIRESSRELISYLGLPMVDAPSDGEGQAAYMCSKGDVWAAASQDFDSLLFGAPTLVRNMTITGRRKVPGKDQYKDVRTEVIDSKEFLESLEITKEQLVDICILMGTDFNPGIPGIGPKKGLKLIKDHGDLEHVISSKSYDIPLYQDVRDIFLKSKYTDDYSTTSSEIQRDKIIGMLEGYDFSKERIEGTLDRIDVARKNNRSKKSQRSLDAWF, encoded by the coding sequence ATGGGAGTGAATCTTTCCAGCCTGACAGAGCCCAAAACCGTGGAGTTGTCCGAACTTGAAGGTAAGACGGTCGCTATCGATGCGTACAACACAATATATCAGTTCCTTTCTATCATAAGGCAACCGGACGGCCAACCATTATGCGACCGTACCGGCAGAGTGACCTCTCATTTATCCGGCCTTCTCTATCGCACTGCAAATCTCATCACCAGCGGGATAGAACCGTGTTTTGTGTTCGACGGCAAACCACACCCGCTGAAAATGGCAATACTCGCCGAGAGGAAAGAGAGACGCGAGAAGGCCGCGGACGAGTGGGAAGAGGCGATCGAAGAAGGAGATATCAAAAAAGCATTCTCCAAAGCACAGCAAACGTCGAAAATGACGCCTGAGATAAGGGAATCATCAAGAGAGCTCATATCATATCTGGGCTTACCGATGGTGGACGCTCCTTCTGACGGGGAGGGGCAGGCGGCGTATATGTGCTCGAAAGGCGATGTCTGGGCCGCAGCGTCGCAGGATTTCGATTCGCTGTTATTCGGTGCACCCACACTTGTAAGGAACATGACCATTACCGGCAGGAGGAAGGTCCCCGGGAAGGATCAGTATAAGGATGTAAGGACAGAGGTCATTGATTCAAAAGAATTCTTGGAGTCACTGGAAATAACGAAGGAGCAGCTTGTGGATATATGTATCCTGATGGGTACCGATTTCAACCCAGGCATCCCGGGAATAGGTCCGAAGAAAGGTTTGAAGCTGATCAAGGACCATGGGGATCTGGAACATGTGATCTCATCCAAGTCCTATGACATTCCTCTGTATCAGGATGTGAGAGATATCTTCCTGAAAAGCAAATACACCGACGATTATTCTACAACCTCCTCGGAAATTCAAAGGGATAAGATCATCGGCATGCTGGAAGGGTATGATTTCTCCAAAGAAAGGATCGAAGGAACGTTAGATAGGATCGATGTTGCAAGAAAAAACAACAGATCTAAAAAAAGCCAACGCAGCTTAGATGCTTGGTTCTGA
- the rpe gene encoding ribulose-phosphate 3-epimerase, which translates to MTKVAPSMLSADFSKLGEEVRRIESAGADWVHLDIMDGMFVPNITIGPSVVASLRKLTKMPFDVHLMIQDPVRYVKAFADSGSDMLTVHVEADGDIRGALKSIMDHGIKPGITLNPGTPIESIEPYLDLVDLVLIMTVQAGFGGQSFKEVGLSKIGWVREYADAQNPRLEISVDGGINRNTGKLCVDAGATVLAAGSSLFNHSDMGKEIALWKGYGPNAEQ; encoded by the coding sequence ATGACCAAGGTCGCACCGTCCATGCTGTCCGCCGATTTCTCCAAACTGGGGGAAGAGGTCAGGAGAATAGAATCCGCCGGAGCAGATTGGGTGCACCTCGACATCATGGACGGGATGTTCGTACCGAATATCACAATAGGTCCGTCCGTGGTCGCATCGTTGAGGAAATTGACCAAGATGCCTTTTGATGTCCACCTTATGATCCAAGACCCTGTCAGGTACGTTAAAGCGTTCGCAGATTCCGGTTCCGATATGCTCACTGTCCACGTGGAAGCGGACGGGGATATCAGAGGAGCCCTCAAGAGTATAATGGATCACGGCATCAAGCCCGGAATAACCCTGAACCCAGGAACACCCATCGAGAGTATCGAACCTTATCTCGATCTGGTCGATCTGGTGCTGATCATGACCGTGCAGGCAGGGTTCGGCGGCCAGAGCTTCAAAGAAGTGGGCCTGTCGAAGATCGGCTGGGTCAGAGAGTATGCCGATGCTCAGAACCCGAGGCTCGAGATATCTGTCGACGGCGGGATAAACAGGAACACCGGAAAATTGTGCGTTGATGCGGGTGCGACCGTGCTTGCGGCTGGGAGCTCCCTTTTTAATCACAGCGACATGGGAAAAGAGATCGCACTCTGGAAAGGGTACGGGCCGAACGCCGAACAATGA
- the rnz gene encoding ribonuclease Z, translated as MLDILFLGTGASIPSRERGMPCVAVRCDSEVVLFDCGEGTQRQMMVSPMSFMRIKGIFITHMHGDHFLGLPGLLQTMGLSGRKDKLVVCGPEGLSAALKAIFSVCEGNIEYEIEVREIAPGERIEFNGFAVSAFRTDHSIPSFGYKLVENAFRGRFNKEKAIKLGLRPGPDFSKLQNGETVNGVTPEMVMGSSRPGCSIVYSGDTVPCMELSEAAAGADVLIHESTFSGKESKLAAEHKHSTCVQAAETAEECGCRILFLIHISNRYDDKWFIEKEAKAIFDNIVVPSDMDMYKVSMAEIRLV; from the coding sequence ATGCTGGACATTTTGTTCCTTGGCACAGGCGCAAGCATACCTTCCAGAGAAAGAGGGATGCCGTGCGTGGCGGTGCGCTGCGATTCCGAAGTTGTGCTTTTTGACTGCGGCGAGGGTACACAGAGACAGATGATGGTTTCGCCGATGTCATTCATGAGGATCAAAGGGATCTTCATAACACATATGCACGGGGATCATTTCCTCGGGCTGCCGGGCCTGCTTCAGACAATGGGGCTTTCCGGGAGGAAGGATAAATTGGTGGTATGCGGGCCGGAGGGGCTGTCTGCGGCTCTCAAAGCGATATTTTCGGTGTGCGAAGGGAACATTGAATATGAGATAGAGGTCAGAGAGATAGCGCCCGGCGAAAGAATAGAATTCAACGGTTTCGCTGTTTCGGCATTCAGAACAGACCACAGCATACCGTCTTTCGGTTACAAATTGGTCGAGAATGCATTCAGAGGCAGGTTCAACAAAGAGAAAGCGATCAAACTCGGTCTGAGACCCGGTCCGGACTTCTCAAAGCTTCAGAACGGCGAAACGGTGAACGGTGTGACTCCCGAGATGGTCATGGGATCCTCAAGACCCGGCTGCAGCATCGTTTACTCCGGAGACACAGTCCCGTGCATGGAACTTTCAGAAGCCGCCGCTGGAGCCGATGTGCTCATCCACGAGTCGACCTTTTCCGGGAAAGAATCGAAGCTCGCCGCAGAGCACAAGCATTCCACATGCGTTCAAGCTGCCGAGACGGCAGAAGAATGCGGATGCAGGATACTGTTTTTGATACACATAAGCAACAGGTACGACGATAAATGGTTCATTGAAAAAGAAGCGAAGGCCATCTTCGACAACATTGTCGTCCCGAGCGATATGGACATGTATAAGGTGTCAATGGCCGAGATACGGCTGGTCTGA
- a CDS encoding methionine adenosyltransferase, with the protein MGKKNIYVAGVNEVPLPKRNIEIVERKGIGHPDSVADALAEEVSKALCKMYIKEFGHVLHHNTDETQIAAGQSAPRFGGGTIIDPSFILLVGRTTTHIAVGKEEKSLPCKPTALKAARKYLDKTFPNLDVDSEVVVDAKLGMGSDDLTGVYKASGHLANDTSFGVGYAPFSITDKLVLKTEEYINGNLKKKLPESGQDVKVMASRVGNKITLTVACAMVDRYIADMTEYRSAVEQLKSSVLDNALKIIGSQKVTVDLDVNTGDDYKRKVIYLTCTGMSQEMGDDGSVGRGNRCNGLITPNRPMSMEATSGKNPITHIGKIYNIMSKMIADDVAKSIGGDAEVRVRLLSQIGKPVSEPLNASIDIVTTNADSDPKLPKWKSEAEAIAADWLDNVDRVSESIINGKVRTF; encoded by the coding sequence ATGGGAAAGAAAAATATCTATGTGGCAGGTGTCAATGAGGTACCGCTGCCGAAAAGGAACATCGAGATCGTAGAAAGGAAAGGAATAGGACACCCCGACAGTGTTGCCGATGCGTTAGCCGAAGAGGTAAGCAAAGCGCTCTGTAAAATGTATATCAAAGAGTTCGGGCACGTCCTCCACCACAACACCGACGAGACCCAAATTGCGGCAGGTCAATCAGCCCCGAGATTCGGCGGAGGTACAATAATAGATCCGTCGTTCATTCTTCTTGTGGGCCGCACAACGACCCATATCGCTGTCGGGAAGGAAGAGAAATCCCTTCCATGCAAACCTACCGCTCTCAAAGCGGCCAGAAAATACCTGGATAAGACATTCCCCAATCTGGACGTCGATTCAGAGGTGGTGGTCGATGCCAAGTTGGGAATGGGATCCGACGATCTCACCGGCGTGTACAAAGCGTCCGGACACCTCGCAAACGACACATCGTTCGGAGTGGGATATGCTCCGTTCTCGATAACAGATAAACTTGTTTTGAAAACAGAAGAATACATAAACGGAAACCTTAAAAAGAAACTCCCCGAGAGCGGTCAGGATGTAAAGGTCATGGCATCCAGGGTGGGTAACAAGATAACCCTTACAGTCGCCTGCGCCATGGTCGACAGATACATCGCGGACATGACAGAGTACAGGTCGGCCGTGGAGCAACTCAAAAGCTCGGTACTCGACAATGCACTTAAGATAATAGGCTCGCAGAAGGTCACGGTGGACCTGGACGTCAACACAGGCGATGACTACAAGAGGAAGGTGATCTACCTTACCTGCACCGGAATGTCCCAGGAGATGGGAGACGACGGGTCTGTGGGAAGAGGTAACAGATGCAATGGTCTTATCACACCGAACAGGCCGATGTCAATGGAAGCGACATCTGGAAAGAATCCGATCACTCACATTGGGAAGATATATAACATAATGTCCAAAATGATCGCTGACGATGTGGCGAAGAGTATAGGAGGGGACGCTGAGGTGAGAGTAAGGCTGCTTTCTCAGATCGGAAAACCCGTTTCCGAACCTCTCAACGCATCGATCGACATCGTGACCACGAACGCAGATTCCGACCCGAAACTTCCGAAGTGGAAGTCAGAAGCAGAAGCTATCGCAGCGGACTGGTTGGACAATGTTGACAGGGTATCTGAAAGCATCATAAACGGAAAGGTCAGAACATTCTGA
- a CDS encoding DUF4443 domain-containing protein, with protein sequence MMKIIEVPQFGPMFRFSDANIYWALHLLSDGRRIGRKKLSEMVGVGEGSMRKIIDTLKNWNYVIVRQTGITITKSGQAFLSQIPIRVVDVELGDSTVGSFSQSVLVMGVADRVYNGMQQRDAGIKVGATGCTTVVIRDGALMIPPDWNVDERNPELAYKIRKETGITQNDAIIVGSADTKMLAVEAAINAAFELI encoded by the coding sequence ATGATGAAGATAATCGAAGTTCCTCAGTTCGGGCCGATGTTCAGATTCTCTGATGCGAACATCTACTGGGCACTTCATCTTCTGTCTGACGGCAGGAGGATAGGCAGGAAGAAACTGTCCGAGATGGTCGGAGTCGGTGAGGGAAGCATGAGGAAGATCATAGATACCCTGAAGAACTGGAATTATGTCATCGTGAGACAAACGGGCATCACCATCACCAAATCGGGACAGGCGTTCCTTTCTCAGATCCCGATAAGAGTGGTGGATGTCGAACTCGGAGACTCAACGGTCGGGTCCTTCTCTCAAAGCGTATTGGTAATGGGAGTGGCAGACAGAGTGTACAACGGGATGCAGCAGAGGGATGCCGGGATCAAGGTCGGTGCGACCGGCTGCACGACCGTTGTCATCAGGGACGGCGCACTCATGATACCTCCCGACTGGAATGTCGATGAGAGAAACCCGGAGCTTGCATACAAGATCCGGAAGGAGACGGGCATCACACAGAACGATGCCATCATCGTAGGGAGCGCAGACACAAAGATGCTCGCTGTGGAAGCGGCGATAAACGCAGCTTTCGAGCTCATATGA
- a CDS encoding TIM barrel protein — protein MKHLLNYSVMQGVEELPLGGHGLKDIRCDGLELFTLFERIPDIYKGMSVSVHLPYAVDWYSGWTGKADPNEFDKDNVKFVMFGRDREEAVENIRAMISFATEIRPAYGVIHASTTNLDEAMLRKQTDNSKDVLEAFCEMMNRAVSGFKGNEPPFKLVFENLWWPGLKLKDKWEYEYMDSHLEFDNWGFCLDTGHMMNTLDDAYDERRCIDRLLKIFEKYPDEMKDRIKNMHLHVSTSAEFRNTFKEEARPPGETMLEAVTRIYPHVSKVDQHRPFSNRDCKLLVEAISPDFVTHEMSGPTTEHVIRDFVQQRAHF, from the coding sequence ATGAAACATCTGTTGAACTATTCTGTCATGCAGGGCGTGGAAGAACTTCCACTCGGAGGACATGGTCTGAAAGACATCCGGTGCGATGGGTTGGAGTTGTTCACACTTTTTGAAAGGATACCAGATATTTACAAGGGGATGTCCGTTTCGGTGCATCTCCCGTATGCCGTGGATTGGTACAGCGGGTGGACAGGCAAGGCCGATCCGAACGAGTTTGATAAAGATAACGTGAAATTCGTTATGTTCGGAAGGGACAGGGAAGAGGCTGTCGAGAACATCAGAGCGATGATAAGTTTTGCAACCGAGATAAGACCAGCTTACGGCGTTATCCACGCAAGCACAACGAACCTCGATGAAGCGATGCTCAGGAAGCAGACGGACAACAGCAAAGACGTTCTGGAAGCGTTCTGCGAGATGATGAACAGGGCAGTGTCCGGGTTCAAAGGGAACGAGCCTCCGTTCAAGCTTGTCTTCGAGAACCTCTGGTGGCCCGGATTGAAGCTGAAAGATAAATGGGAGTACGAATACATGGATTCGCACTTAGAATTCGATAACTGGGGGTTCTGTCTCGACACGGGGCACATGATGAACACGCTTGATGATGCGTACGACGAGCGGAGATGCATAGACAGGCTTCTGAAGATATTCGAAAAATATCCCGATGAGATGAAGGACCGAATAAAGAACATGCATCTGCATGTGAGCACCAGCGCAGAATTCAGGAACACCTTCAAAGAAGAGGCCAGACCTCCCGGAGAGACGATGCTCGAGGCTGTTACAAGGATATATCCTCATGTTTCGAAAGTGGATCAGCACAGGCCATTCTCGAACAGAGACTGTAAGCTGCTTGTCGAGGCGATATCTCCGGATTTCGTGACGCATGAGATGAGCGGTCCGACCACGGAGCACGTGATCAGAGATTTTGTTCAACAAAGGGCACATTTTTAA
- a CDS encoding 50S ribosomal protein L40e, which produces MARFKEAEHRLLEKSVCMSCYATNPKKADKCRKCGYSNLRPKAKESRKQ; this is translated from the coding sequence ATGGCGCGTTTTAAAGAAGCTGAGCACAGGCTCCTTGAAAAATCCGTATGCATGAGTTGCTATGCTACGAATCCCAAGAAGGCGGATAAATGCCGCAAGTGCGGATACAGCAACCTCAGGCCAAAAGCAAAAGAGAGCAGAAAGCAGTGA